In a genomic window of Occallatibacter riparius:
- a CDS encoding respiratory chain complex I subunit 1 family protein translates to MNLLTALARLLIFPGLLFCVPAAWFFLWVERKSVALMQGRIGPPFMQPFYDFVKLLGKDTPDRPGIVGLLMRLWPLLAVASTAGAVALLPVLPAYGGFQGDLILLLALLEVPPICIIAAGFSSRSIFSEIGSAREAALTVSYNVVFLLAILSIAAAQHTFRLDALAHLPPSPLLWLGIIALVICLPAKLHINPFSLPNAEQEIYSGPIIEYSGPELAMWELSHGLEWVAATGLVATLVAPQIGTWWLAAIVFVLLCCGLVVLLAAVAAATARIAIDNTVRFYWQCTLVFAVLVVSSAILMRFRS, encoded by the coding sequence ATGAATCTCCTCACCGCTCTGGCGCGGTTGCTCATCTTTCCCGGACTTCTCTTCTGTGTTCCGGCGGCTTGGTTCTTCCTCTGGGTCGAACGCAAATCGGTCGCCCTCATGCAGGGCCGTATCGGGCCCCCGTTCATGCAGCCTTTCTACGACTTCGTCAAACTGCTCGGCAAAGACACGCCTGATCGTCCCGGCATCGTCGGCCTGCTCATGCGACTGTGGCCGCTGCTCGCAGTTGCGTCCACGGCCGGCGCAGTAGCGCTCCTACCCGTGCTACCCGCGTATGGCGGATTCCAGGGCGACTTGATTCTGCTGCTCGCCCTGCTTGAAGTGCCGCCCATCTGCATCATCGCAGCCGGATTCTCCTCGCGCTCCATCTTCTCGGAGATCGGCTCGGCACGCGAAGCTGCCCTCACCGTCTCGTACAACGTGGTGTTCCTGCTGGCGATCCTCTCCATTGCCGCCGCGCAGCACACCTTCCGCCTCGACGCTCTCGCGCACCTGCCGCCATCGCCGCTGCTCTGGCTCGGCATCATCGCGCTGGTCATCTGCCTGCCTGCCAAGCTTCATATCAATCCGTTCTCACTACCCAATGCGGAACAGGAGATTTACTCCGGCCCCATCATCGAATACTCCGGCCCCGAGCTTGCCATGTGGGAGCTCTCGCACGGGCTCGAATGGGTAGCCGCTACCGGACTTGTCGCCACGCTGGTCGCCCCGCAAATAGGAACATGGTGGCTGGCGGCCATTGTCTTCGTTCTGCTGTGCTGTGGCCTTGTTGTTCTGCTTGCCGCAGTCGCAGCCGCAACAGCGCGCATCGCCATCGATAACACAGTCCGCTTCTACTGGCAGTGCACGCTCGTCTTCGCGGTCCTGGTCGTCTCGTCCGCCATCCTCATGAGGTTCAGGTCATGA
- a CDS encoding NADH-quinone oxidoreductase subunit B family protein: MKALDRLMCTCRRRSPWLFHMNSGSCNGCDIELVAAITPRYDAEQLGVQLEGSPRHADILCITGPVTRNAVGAIETVYGQVLNPKAVVAIGSCPATTNVFIDSRTIDGPLDKHIPVDVFVPGCPPRPDAIIQGIVKAATILAERAASPSPPEAPKPEAAPEVQA; this comes from the coding sequence ATGAAGGCCCTGGATCGGCTTATGTGCACCTGCCGCCGCCGCAGCCCCTGGCTGTTCCACATGAACTCCGGCAGTTGCAACGGCTGCGATATCGAGCTCGTCGCCGCCATCACTCCCCGCTACGACGCCGAGCAGCTTGGAGTGCAACTGGAAGGCAGCCCGCGCCACGCAGACATCCTCTGCATCACCGGACCAGTGACCCGCAACGCAGTCGGCGCAATCGAGACCGTCTACGGCCAGGTGCTGAATCCGAAAGCTGTAGTCGCCATCGGCTCCTGCCCGGCCACGACAAACGTATTCATCGACAGCCGTACCATCGACGGGCCGCTCGACAAGCACATCCCTGTCGATGTCTTCGTACCCGGCTGCCCCCCGCGTCCCGACGCCATCATCCAGGGAATCGTCAAGGCCGCGACCATCCTGGCAGAACGAGCCGCATCGCCCTCTCCGCCAGAAGCGCCGAAGCCTGAAGCAGCGCCGGAGGTGCAGGCATGA
- a CDS encoding SGNH/GDSL hydrolase family protein yields the protein MALMKLSFGMLVACVICGCATLHFRGYPGRYDAFGDSITRGGGLEEPSQAYPFLVGIAENVQVTDYALGGDQSCDIAARQIFPQGLNPPLADLPISTVLIGTNDVDHRGVGRYEQIFMQCHLAVVTWLGLPAEHKVLAGSPDSSVSGPVEMETFGRFKVWTTRHDGASASFRVGLSKAGSIYAWPLIDDDSDASYSYAIDGKVVEKLRVRPNPLIKTANGTTKSLGFIRITNVDAGQHVVQFTQASAGDRGVSIVGIGSPVVESGDVLPVVLLGTIPAQRHTGENIGCLSSDAACLQYTQDITDDLNLLSSDGLNLRLFDTRKYMFGTPREMYDNLHPNAVGHRELARSVEAVWPAK from the coding sequence GTGGCTCTGATGAAGCTTAGCTTTGGCATGCTTGTTGCATGTGTGATCTGTGGCTGCGCCACTTTGCATTTTCGCGGTTATCCAGGACGCTATGACGCCTTTGGCGACTCCATTACCAGGGGAGGTGGACTCGAGGAACCGAGCCAGGCGTATCCATTTCTCGTCGGCATTGCAGAAAACGTCCAAGTAACGGACTATGCCCTCGGTGGCGATCAGAGCTGCGACATAGCGGCACGGCAGATTTTCCCTCAGGGACTGAATCCGCCGCTCGCTGACCTTCCGATATCCACAGTTCTGATCGGAACCAACGATGTCGATCATCGTGGCGTGGGGCGATATGAGCAGATATTCATGCAGTGCCATCTTGCTGTGGTCACCTGGCTGGGTCTTCCGGCGGAGCATAAAGTGCTCGCAGGAAGCCCGGATTCGAGTGTCTCAGGGCCGGTCGAAATGGAGACCTTTGGTCGATTCAAGGTCTGGACTACCAGGCATGACGGCGCTTCTGCAAGCTTTCGCGTTGGATTATCCAAGGCCGGCTCCATCTATGCATGGCCGCTCATCGACGACGATTCAGACGCGTCCTATAGCTATGCAATCGACGGCAAGGTAGTCGAAAAGTTGCGGGTGCGCCCCAATCCTTTAATAAAAACCGCAAATGGAACCACAAAATCGCTGGGATTTATCAGAATTACGAACGTGGATGCAGGCCAGCACGTCGTGCAATTCACACAAGCCAGTGCGGGGGATAGAGGTGTATCCATTGTCGGGATAGGCTCTCCCGTTGTCGAATCAGGCGATGTTCTGCCAGTTGTCCTTCTCGGTACGATCCCTGCTCAACGGCATACTGGCGAGAACATAGGGTGCCTCTCTTCGGACGCCGCCTGCCTTCAATACACCCAGGACATCACGGATGATCTGAACCTGCTCTCGTCAGACGGCTTGAATCTCAGGCTCTTCGACACACGGAAGTACATGTTTGGAACTCCTCGCGAAATGTATGACAATCTGCATCCGAACGCAGTGGGGCACAGGGAACTCGCTAGATCGGTCGAGGCCGTTTGGCCAGCGAAGTAA
- a CDS encoding proton-conducting transporter transmembrane domain-containing protein — translation MSDVALILIAPCSLLAGAALQILIAKLCSARIKGIVATLSCLPALLAVAGTAPLLQSGQAIHANLAGWDGPLALVLHADALSVLFALMGTGIGGFVLLYSIGYMAHDKAATRFYASMLVFIAGFVGLVFSANLLIFYLCWELVGLCSFSLVGFWYTNPEAVSGARKVLLMTHIAGYGLLAGILLLYYRAGTALWTDPAVAHAFTGGVFFLMLAALVAKSVQVPLHTWIPEAMAAPTPVSALLHAACYVKAGVYLAARLHSFGAWPASWGQSLMWIGTLTMAVGVMYAMVQTDLKRMLAFSTVSQIGYMMMGLGIGTPLAITAGLLHCLNHGFFKGGLFLTAGSVQHATGTRDMNELGGLAPKMPRTTLSWLIGIGSMVGFPLMSGFASKWMLYAAALQSNNVIPAMIAWAASLGTVFIGAKATSAVFLGPAEEKTENAHESPISMQWGMGLLAAGSIVLGIAPQLAVNTLLNPVLRAFSLGQGVNVTWLGLSADAGMFSSIGGLMLAIISLVLGGLIYAIGYAARPVPVAVSAGGTAVLGGRGGGIFTGGEPLPDRDRLTAGDFSDIFLQNWRSFFQWTNVDRAYLGVWKGLQAASRVLAAGVAWMEQNALWLVVALAAAVLAALRWILPGAPSITAAPASELPQVPLLMIASCGVAATALLAVTFAIKGTRAHASLMLLAGASAVGGLMMPGAWLRLGLLELAALLTVVIVYQTARSQTAKNVYLAVVAISATASIAAEMLDAGSQWQRALLLTGICVKLAAVPLFFWLLRLADEVPAVVLGLIIAVIDMAAFGEFLMATQANPGVLIPQATILYAAALTSLLAALLMLSQRSLKRLLVLSTVEDVGFLLLGAASATQIGIDGAIAAAATHSLGKALLFACLSAPEAGGELESNPIALASRYPVSAFGFLFGMLAMLGVPPLLGFIGRWRLYETALRISPLLAAVFIASSILALIAYTLALTRNWWGPPDEPVSQDGREPRLVQAAIVVLFLILLAGGAWPDLLQTLTGGRL, via the coding sequence ATGTCGGACGTCGCTCTCATTCTCATTGCGCCCTGTTCCCTTCTGGCCGGTGCCGCTCTGCAGATTCTCATTGCGAAGCTCTGTTCGGCTCGAATCAAGGGGATCGTCGCCACACTCTCGTGTTTGCCCGCGCTGTTGGCAGTCGCCGGAACGGCGCCGCTGCTGCAGTCCGGGCAGGCCATTCACGCGAACCTCGCCGGATGGGATGGGCCCCTGGCCCTTGTGCTGCACGCCGACGCACTCAGTGTGCTCTTCGCCCTGATGGGCACGGGGATCGGCGGCTTTGTGCTGCTCTATTCCATCGGGTACATGGCGCATGACAAGGCGGCAACGCGCTTCTACGCGTCGATGCTGGTCTTTATCGCCGGCTTCGTCGGGCTCGTATTCAGCGCAAACCTCTTGATCTTCTACCTGTGCTGGGAACTGGTCGGCCTGTGTTCCTTCAGCCTGGTGGGGTTCTGGTACACCAACCCAGAGGCCGTCAGCGGCGCGCGCAAGGTGCTGCTGATGACGCATATTGCCGGGTACGGGCTGCTGGCGGGGATCCTGTTGCTCTACTACCGCGCCGGAACCGCCCTGTGGACCGACCCCGCCGTCGCGCATGCGTTCACCGGTGGTGTGTTCTTCCTGATGCTGGCTGCGCTGGTTGCCAAATCAGTTCAGGTGCCGCTGCATACGTGGATCCCGGAAGCAATGGCGGCTCCCACCCCGGTAAGCGCATTGCTGCATGCCGCCTGTTATGTGAAAGCCGGCGTCTATCTGGCCGCGCGGCTGCACAGCTTTGGCGCCTGGCCGGCGTCGTGGGGCCAGAGCCTGATGTGGATTGGCACCCTCACCATGGCAGTCGGCGTGATGTACGCCATGGTGCAGACCGACCTGAAGCGAATGCTGGCCTTCTCCACGGTCAGCCAGATCGGCTACATGATGATGGGGCTGGGAATCGGCACTCCACTAGCCATCACGGCGGGCCTGCTCCACTGCCTCAATCACGGATTCTTCAAGGGCGGACTCTTCCTCACGGCCGGGTCGGTCCAGCACGCCACCGGCACGCGCGACATGAACGAGCTTGGCGGCTTGGCTCCCAAGATGCCGCGCACCACCCTCTCGTGGCTCATCGGCATAGGCAGCATGGTGGGGTTCCCGCTGATGAGCGGGTTCGCCAGCAAGTGGATGCTGTATGCAGCCGCGTTGCAGTCAAACAACGTGATTCCCGCCATGATCGCGTGGGCCGCAAGCCTGGGCACGGTGTTCATCGGCGCCAAGGCCACCAGCGCAGTGTTCCTCGGTCCCGCGGAAGAGAAGACCGAGAATGCGCATGAGTCGCCCATCTCCATGCAATGGGGCATGGGCCTGCTGGCCGCAGGAAGCATCGTCCTTGGCATTGCACCGCAACTGGCCGTGAACACGCTGCTGAATCCTGTGCTGAGGGCCTTCTCCCTTGGGCAGGGAGTAAATGTCACGTGGCTGGGCCTTTCCGCCGATGCGGGCATGTTCTCCTCGATTGGCGGCCTGATGCTGGCTATCATTTCGCTGGTCCTGGGCGGGCTGATCTATGCGATCGGCTACGCGGCGCGGCCCGTGCCCGTCGCAGTTTCGGCTGGCGGAACTGCTGTCCTGGGCGGACGCGGCGGCGGCATTTTCACTGGAGGCGAGCCCCTCCCGGATCGGGACCGCCTGACCGCCGGCGACTTCTCCGATATCTTCCTGCAGAACTGGCGTTCGTTCTTCCAATGGACGAATGTCGATCGTGCTTACCTTGGCGTCTGGAAGGGTTTGCAGGCTGCATCGCGCGTGCTCGCCGCTGGTGTTGCATGGATGGAGCAGAATGCGCTCTGGCTCGTAGTTGCCCTTGCTGCTGCTGTGCTTGCCGCGTTGCGCTGGATCCTGCCTGGAGCGCCGTCCATAACGGCAGCCCCGGCATCAGAACTCCCGCAGGTTCCCCTGCTGATGATCGCCTCGTGTGGCGTTGCCGCTACGGCACTGCTCGCAGTCACGTTCGCGATCAAAGGAACACGAGCGCATGCGTCGCTGATGCTGCTGGCCGGTGCCTCTGCCGTGGGCGGCCTGATGATGCCGGGAGCGTGGCTACGTCTTGGCCTGCTGGAATTAGCAGCGCTACTCACGGTGGTGATCGTCTATCAAACGGCGCGCAGCCAGACAGCCAAAAACGTGTATCTCGCGGTCGTCGCGATCTCCGCAACGGCCAGCATCGCCGCGGAAATGCTCGACGCCGGCAGCCAGTGGCAGCGCGCGTTGCTCCTCACCGGGATATGCGTAAAGCTCGCCGCGGTACCCCTCTTCTTCTGGCTGCTTCGGCTTGCCGACGAGGTGCCTGCCGTGGTGCTCGGCCTCATCATCGCGGTGATCGATATGGCCGCGTTCGGTGAGTTTCTCATGGCCACTCAGGCCAATCCCGGCGTGCTCATACCGCAAGCGACGATCCTCTACGCTGCCGCACTTACCTCATTACTGGCAGCCCTGCTCATGCTCTCGCAGCGATCGTTGAAGCGCCTCCTGGTGCTCTCCACGGTTGAAGACGTCGGTTTCCTTCTGCTTGGCGCCGCCTCCGCCACGCAGATTGGAATCGACGGGGCCATCGCCGCCGCCGCCACGCACTCTCTGGGCAAAGCGCTGCTATTCGCGTGCCTGAGCGCGCCGGAAGCAGGCGGTGAGTTGGAATCAAACCCCATCGCACTCGCAAGCCGATATCCGGTCAGCGCCTTCGGATTCCTCTTCGGCATGCTGGCCATGCTCGGGGTCCCACCCCTGCTCGGTTTCATCGGTCGCTGGCGCCTCTACGAAACAGCACTGCGCATCAGTCCTCTGCTTGCCGCCGTATTCATCGCGTCTTCTATCCTGGCGCTGATCGCGTATACGCTCGCTCTCACGCGCAACTGGTGGGGTCCCCCTGACGAACCGGTCTCCCAGGACGGCCGCGAGCCACGCCTCGTGCAGGCAGCGATCGTTGTACTCTTCCTCATTCTGCTGGCCGGCGGAGCGTGGCCAGACCTTTTGCAGACGCTCACAGGAGGCCGCCTATGA
- a CDS encoding LolA-like protein translates to MVNPVFLHYRKQFAILAFFAIALSSTAALAQRPDRNATIKKIDASVTNRDENLLGYTVTELYRVYRGADKTHPAAEMTVKTTYRKETGKSYVILSQSGSELLLKEVLGRILDSERMMTQPANRAQAVLTTANYTMTVKGDDMVDGRACNLVAIVPKKSSPYLFRGTIWVDAQDGSIVKLDGVSSKAASVLAGASQVSRQYTNINGLPMATHAEAEAGSWLLGQTTIDIDYSGYEMTLRSGSSGPQTVGQAGVKGVR, encoded by the coding sequence ATGGTGAATCCAGTTTTCCTTCACTACAGAAAGCAGTTTGCAATCCTGGCCTTCTTCGCGATTGCCCTGTCCTCCACAGCGGCTCTTGCGCAACGGCCTGACCGCAACGCCACGATCAAGAAGATCGACGCCTCGGTTACAAACCGTGACGAGAACCTGCTCGGCTACACGGTAACGGAGCTCTATCGTGTGTATCGCGGAGCGGACAAGACACATCCCGCCGCTGAGATGACGGTCAAGACCACGTATCGCAAGGAAACCGGGAAGAGCTATGTGATCCTGTCGCAGAGCGGATCGGAACTACTGCTCAAAGAGGTCCTCGGCCGCATTCTCGATAGTGAGCGAATGATGACCCAGCCTGCCAACCGAGCCCAGGCTGTGCTGACCACCGCGAACTACACGATGACGGTGAAGGGCGATGACATGGTGGACGGGCGCGCGTGCAACTTGGTGGCGATCGTGCCCAAGAAGAGCTCGCCGTACCTGTTCCGGGGGACGATTTGGGTAGACGCTCAGGACGGATCGATCGTGAAGCTGGATGGCGTGTCATCCAAGGCCGCCTCGGTGCTGGCAGGAGCAAGCCAGGTCTCGCGCCAATACACCAACATCAATGGGCTGCCGATGGCGACGCACGCAGAAGCCGAGGCCGGAAGCTGGCTGCTGGGGCAAACCACCATCGACATCGATTACAGCGGCTACGAAATGACGCTCCGCAGCGGCTCGAGCGGTCCGCAGACCGTTGGACAGGCGGGCGTGAAGGGCGTCCGTTGA